The following are encoded together in the Populus trichocarpa isolate Nisqually-1 chromosome 5, P.trichocarpa_v4.1, whole genome shotgun sequence genome:
- the LOC7493976 gene encoding putative E3 ubiquitin-protein ligase LIN-1 codes for MEGSYRFAMDQKDIVRFLITTVGSFTQDRLINKEQRTQHKEQCAERLAAEDGSCYKDTEVRYSDQAVLANLDWGIEALEEAIDTSNMETKLARLDYAEKMLQVCALLNSDQRTAGVPNFYLSAWARLYLSYLWKMRNNDENSVLHVLEMFIVDPFFSRIDFAPELWKDLFLPQMSSIVGWYSEARHRLMVEVIPDSSDLSFTADLDQFFNESLIYSMRPDQVEKLQNLEELYRESLDENTRLFAKYYKDCMNSDSTRSKKMIPMLPIADPPVTPLHEVSRSIPDYVKFGPILPKSAGFSPVLRSKHGVRAESRLRIISNLSPNLEESDICDHQEAMPEDRENDSDCERSDTYIDSEDKNQKLVTLRGIESTEIKEIGLSKRLAKAKSQKHSPKIFSPINSPRTSPKISSPDPVVQSKKQPTTMLRLLSCRATDSVSATSLPDSPRLRKDYSSSSPDSDGEVIGLLRSARKNRSRTRRMSYDNVDNHILENSSLIESDEGSQSYISLPTSEMLTPRSRPPKDFVCPITGQLFNDPVTLETGQTYERKAIQEWVKRGNTTCPITRQPLSANSLPKTNYVLKRLITSWKEQHPELAQEFSYSETPRNSFSPSSLRENLLVSTASRTFYSPSHTHTRNSTDSHMHQRSKRFARAEVSTSPTSVISQATIETIINGLKPYISSLCTSENLEECEAAVSAVAKLWKDSKGDPAVLSYLSEPTIVNGIVEILSASVSRDALKTSVYVLSDLTFSDESVGEILTSVDSDFDCLAALFKNGLAEAVVLIYQLRPAFAQLSAHNFIPSLVQSIQSKTEDLDDFQFAIEPKDAAIAVLEHLLTGGDENSRSVNAFDVICANGIPALVKCLDRVEGRKSIISILLCCMRADKSSRNSIASTIELSPVLELFHSGDDSVRGLCIDFLSELVQLNRRTFCNQILQIIKDEGAFSTMHTFLVYLQMAPMRQQPSLATLLLQLDLLAEPRKMSIYREEAVEALIEALHRKDFSNSQMMALDALVSISARRTSSGGTYMEAWLLKIAGYDLPYNALMKAEKLKKNENDLAENFLAETVEDEEKAVSSWEKRVAFVLCNHEKGSIFKALEECFKSNSLETAKSCLVISTWLIYMLSVLPDTGVKSAARKSLLDEFINVLQSTRNMEEKILATLALRTFVSDPAALEELGKYAKCIYSTLRKLKKSSPVITDVLKSLMNLSSVNATELWNCTEVVEVESCANGEVLSLLHFKGRVISSHSDGTIKVWDAGKSVLRLIQEVREHTKAVTCLYISSSGDKLYSGSLDKTVRVWAIKPEEIHCIQVHDVKEAVYELTANGKVACFVSQGAGVKVYSWSGVPKHINFNKTVKCLAMTGDTLYCGVSGYSIQEVDLIKFTSTTFYSGTRKLLGKQSIYSLQIQDGLLFAGGSAVDGTAGKVFSHSSKAVTGSFSTGFDIQRIAVNSDFIFTATKSGIIEVWLKERVTRVASIKVGSGWHARITCLTSDMDGAMLYAGTSDGKIQAWSLD; via the exons ATGGAAGGAAGCTATAGGTTTGCGATGGACCAAAAGGATATTGTGAGGTTCTTGATTACCACCGTGGGAAGTTTCACACAAGATCGTTTGATCAATAAAGAGCAAAGAACCCAGCACAAAGAACAGTGTGCTGAGAGATTAGCAGCTGAAGATGGGAGCTGTTACAAAGATACAGAGGTTCGATACTCCGATCAAGCAGTATTAGCAAATTTGGATTGGGGTATAGAAGCCCTTGAAGAAGCCATTGACACCTCCAATATGGAGACTAAGCTGGCACGATTAGATTATGCAGAGAAGATGCTGCAAGTTTGTGCCTTGTTGAACTCTGACCAAAGAACAGCTGGGGTCCCAAATTTCTACCTCTCTGCTTGGGCCCGCCTCTACCTTTCATACCTATGGAAAATGCGTAACAATGATGAGAATtctgttcttcatgttcttgagATGTTTATTGTTGATCCATTCTTCTCGAGAATTGATTTTGCCCCTGAACTCTGGAAAGACCTGTTTCTTCCACAGATGAGCTCAATTGTTGGGTGGTATTCTGAAGCTAGACACAGACTTATGGTGGAAGTAATTCCTGATTCTTCTGATTTGTCATTTACTGCTGACTTGGATCAGTTCTTCAATGAGTCTTTGATATATTCAATGAGGCCAGATCAGGTGGAAAAATTGCAAAACCTGGAGGAGCTTTACAGGGAATCCTTGGATGAAAATACGCGGCTTTTTGCTAAATACTACAAGGACTGCATGAATTCTGACTCAACAAGAAGCAAGAAGATGATTCCAATGTTGCCGATAGCAGATCCACCAGTAACTCCTCTGCATGAGGTTAGCCGGTCGATTCCTGATTATGTGAAATTTGGTCCCATCTTGCCTAAAAGTGCTGGTTTCTCTCCAGTTCTTAGATCTAAACATGGTGTGAGAGCAGAAAGCAG ATTGAGGATAATTTCAAACCTGTCACCTAATTTGGAAGAGTCTGATATATGTGATCATCAA GAGGCCATGCCAGAGGACAGAGAAAACGATTCTGATTGTGAGCGGAGTGATACTTATATTGATTCTGAAGATAAAAATCAGAAGTTAGTAACTCTTCGCGGCATAGAATCAACTGAGATTAAGGAAATTGGACTAAGCAAAAGGCTAGCTAAAGCAAAGAGCCAAAAGCATTCTCCCAAAATATTCTCTCCTATAAATTCCCCTAGAACTTCGCCAAAGATTAGTTCTCCTGATCCAGTTGTGCAGTCTAAAAAACAACCTACAACAATGTTACGGCTTCTGTCATGCCGTGCTACGGATTCTGTTAGTGCTACCTCGTTACCTGATTCTCCACGCTTGAGAAAAGATTACAGCAGTAGCTCACCAGACTCAGATGGTGAAGTGATA GGTCTGCTGAGAAGTGCCAGGAAGAACCGTAGCCGAACAAGGAGGATGAGTTATGACAATGTCGACAACCATATATTAGAGAATAG TTCACTTATTGAGAGTGATGAAGGAAGCCAGAGCTACATCTCACTTCCTACATCAGAGATGCTGACTCCCCGTTCAAGACCACCAAAAGATTTTGTTTGCCCTATCACAGGCCAACTTTTTAATGATCCAGTTACCCTTGAAACTGGCCAGACTTATGAGAGAAAAGCAATTCAAGAATGGGTGAAAAGAGGAAACACGACATGCCCTATTACTCGCCAACCTCTCTCTGCAAACTCACTgcccaaaacaaattatgttttgaaGAGACTCATAACATCTTGGAAAGAGCAGCATCCAGAGCTTGCTCAGGAATTTTCGTACTCTGAAACACCAAGGAATTCATTCAGCCCCTCCTCCTTAAGAGAAAATTTGTTGGTGTCTACTGCATCCAGAACATTTTATTCTCCCAGTCATACTCATACTCGTAACAGTACAGATAGTCACATGCATCAGAGGAGCAAAAGATTTGCCCGAGCAGAAGTATCCACATCACCAACCAGTGTAATTTCTCAAGCTACCATTGAAACAATCATCAATGGGTTAAAACCTTATATTTCATCTCTCTGTACTTCAGAAAACTTAGAAGAATGTGAAGCAGCGGTGTCAGCAGTAGCCAAATTGTGGAAGGACTCAAAGGGTGATCCTGCAGTTCTTTCATATTTATCCGAGCCAACTATTGTAAATGGGATTGTAGAAATACTCTCTGCTTCTGTAAGCAGAGATGCTCTTAAAACTTCAGTTTACGTTCTCTCTGATTTAACATTTTCAGATGAAAGTGTCGGAGAGATTCTAACCAGTGTAGATTCTGATTTTGATTGCCTAGCTGCTTTGTTCAAAAATGGGCTTGCTGAGGCTGTTGTTCTGATATACCAGCTGAGGCCAGCTTTTGCTCAGCTTTCAGCTCACAACTTTATACCCTCACTTGTCCAGTCAATCCAGAGCAAAACTGAAGATTTAGATGATTTTCAATTTGCAATAGAGCCCAAGGACGCTGCTATAGCAGTGCTTGAACACTTGCTTACGGGTGGGGATGAAAACAGCCGGTCTGTCAATGCTTTTGATGTTATCTGTGCAAATGGAATTCCAGCGCTAGTCAAGTGTTTGGATAGAGTGGAAGGAAGGAAGTCAATTATTTCGATTCTTCTCTGTTGCATGCGTGCTGATAAAAGTTCCCGGAACTCGATAGCAAGTACAATCGAACTATCTCCTGTTCTTGAATTATTTCACTCCGGGGATGATAGCGTGAGAGGCTTATGTATTGACTTCCTTTCAGAGCTAGTTCAGTTAAACAG GAGGACATTCTGTAATCAGATATTGCAGATAATTAAAGATGAAGGAGCATTTAGTACCATGCACACCTTTCTTGTGTATCTCCAAATGGCTCCCATGAGGCAGCAACCTTCCCTTGCCACTCTTCTTCTTCAGCTTGATCTCCTG GCTGAGCCGCGAAAGATGAGCATTTACAGGGAAGAAGCTGTAGAGGCTTTAATTGAAGCGCTGCACAGAAAGGACTTCTCTAATTCTCAGATGATGGCTCTGGATGCTTTAGTTTCTATTTCTGCACGTCGGACTTCATCTGGGGGTACTTACATGGAAGCCTGGTTACTGAAGATTGCAGGATATGATCTACCTTACAATGCTTTGATGAAGGCAGAGAAGCTGAAGaagaatgaaaatgatttaGCAGAAAATTTTTTAGCTGAAACAGTG GAAGATGAAGAGAAAGCAGTAAGTTCTTGGGAGAAAAGAGTGGCATTTGTTCTTTGCAATCATGAAAAGGGCTCTATCTTTAAAGCTTTAGAGGAGTGCTTCAAGAGTAATTCCTTAGAGACGGCAAAATCATGCCTTGTCATCTCCACATGGCTCATATACATGCTTTCAGTTCTTCCTGATACTGGTGTAAAAAGTGCGGCTCGTAAATCCTTGCTTGATGAATTTATAAATGTCCTCCAATCAACTAGAAACATGGAAGAGAAGATTTTGGCAACCCTTGCATTAAGAACCTTCGTAAGTGACCCAG CTGCACTTGAAGAGCTCGGAAAGTATGCTAAATGCATCTACAGCACCTTGAGAAAGCTGAAGAAAAGTTCACCAGTGATCACTGATGTACTGAAATCCTTGATGAATTTGTCATCTGTCAATGCA ACAGAGTTGTGGAACTGCACCGAAGTGGTTGAGGTAGAATCATGCGCCAATGGTGAAGTGCTGTCTCTGCTTCATTTTAAAGGTCGTGTTATTAGCAGCCATTCCGACGGAACCATCAAG GTGTGGGATGCTGGAAAGAGTGTTCTAAGGTTGATTCAAGAAGTTCGTGAACATACAAAAGCTGTCACATGCCTCTATATTTCATCTTCAGGAGACAAATTGTACAGTGGTTCCTTGGACAAAACCGTTCGG GTTTGGGCAATTAAACCTGAAGAAATTCATTGTATTCAAGTTCATGATGTGAAAGAGGCAGTATACGAGTTGACAGCTAATGGTAAAGTTGCATGCTTTGTTTCTCAAGGAGCAGGAGTTAAG GTATACAGCTGGTCAGGTGTTCCAAAGCATATAAACTTCAACAAAACGGTGAAGTGCCTTGCTATGACAGGGGATACATTATATTGTGGCGTCTCCGGTTACAGTATCCAGGAGGTGGATTTGATCAAATTCACATCAACTACATTCTACTCTGGAACAAGAAAATTGTTGGGGAAACAAAGTATTTATTCCCTGCAAATCCAAGATGGTCTTCTGTTTGCTGGTGGTTCAGCGGTTGATGGAACAGCAGGGAAA GTATTTTCTCACTCGAGCAAAGCTGTAACAGGATCCTTCTCAACTGGATTCGACATTCAGCGAATTGCTGTCAACAGCGACTTCATATTCACAGCCACGAAAAGTGGGATCATTGAGGTTTGGTTAAAGGAAAGAGTTACAAGAGTTGCTTCGATCAAAGTAGGAAGCGGGTGGCACGCCAGAATTACATGCTTAACATCAGATATGGACGGTGCAATGCTTTATGCTGGCACTTCTGATGGCAAGATACAG GCTTGGTCATTGGACTAG
- the LOC7493977 gene encoding peptidyl-prolyl cis-trans isomerase produces the protein MANPKVYFDMTIGGVPAGRIVIELFADTTPRTAENFRALCTGEKGKGRSGKPLHYKGSTFHRVIPGFMCQGGDFTAGNGTGGESIYGAKFADENFIKKHTGPGILSMANSGPGTNGSQFFICTDKTEWLDGKHVVFGKVVEGMNVVKAIEKVGSSGGRTSRPVVVADCGQLS, from the coding sequence ATGGCAAACCCTAAGGTCTACTTCGACATGACAATCGGCGGCGTCCCAGCCGGCCGGATCGTGATTGAGCTGTTCGCGGACACAACTCCACGAACCGCAGAGAACTTCAGGGCTCTTTGCACTGGAGAGAAAGGCAAAGGCCGAAGCGGCAAGCCTTTACACTACAAAGGCTCGACTTTTCATCGAGTGATCCCTGGATTCATGTGTCAAGGAGGGGATTTTACTGCGGGGAATGGAACCGGAGGAGAATCAATCTATGGAGCGAAATTCGCTGATGAGAATTTCATAAAGAAACATACTGGGCCTGGAATTCTATCTATGGCAAATTCTGGGCCTGGCACTAATGGGTCTCAGTTTTTCATATGTACAGATAAGACTGAATGGCTTGATGGGAAACATGTGGTGTTCGGAAAAGTTGTGGAGGGTATGAATGTTGTCAAGGCTATAGAGAAGGTTGGATCTAGTGGTGGAAGGACCTCCAGGCCTGTTGTTGTTGCTGATTGCGGCCAGCTTTCTTGA
- the LOC7477678 gene encoding protein PSK SIMULATOR 2 isoform X3, with amino-acid sequence MGGVCSGGAKRKSVKVGGEENNNGGINTSGKLRSLHSTCKKRENSYRNNNGDDFGRTTPQRSNSGEFLSSFSRELKPSTPVRTEADKINQKKSFLGKAGTVGLEKAVEVLDTLGSSMSNLNPKGGFATGIGSRGNRISILAFEVANTIAKGANLFHSLSEENVESLKKEVLHSEGVHKLVSTDMEELLIIAAADKREEFDVFSREVIRFGDLCKDPQWHNLGRYFSKLDSEYSIERQHRTEAEVTMQELITLVQNTSELYHELNALDRFEQDYRQKVEEVQSLNLSVKGECLTILHSELKQQRKLVRSLKKKSLWSKNVEEIMEKLVDIVTYLQQAILEAFGNNGVILVDKEPGNSRQRLGTSGLALHYANLINQIDNITSRPASLPPNTRDSLYRGIPNSVKAALRSRLQMVDTKEESTPRLWMGWRMGKHWNRIWQEYSRK; translated from the exons ATGGGAGGGGTCTGTTCTGGCGGAGCGAAAAGGAAAAGTGTGAAAGTTGGGGGGGAGGAGAATAATAACGGTGGCATCAATACCTCAGGGAAGCTAAGGTCATTACATAGCACATgcaagaaaagagagaattcTTATAGGAATAATAATGGGGATGATTTTGGCAGAACAACGCCACAGAGGAGTAATTCTGGTGAGTTTTTATCATCCTTTTCAAGGGAGCTCAAGCCATCAACGCCTGTTAGGACAGAGGCCGACAAG ATTAATCAAAAGAAGTCATTTTTAGGAAAAGCTGGGACGGTGGGACTAGAGAAAGCAGTAGAAGTTTTGGATACTCTAGGAAGTAGCATGTCAAATTTGAATCCCAAAGGGGGATTTGCCACTGGAATTGGTTCTAGAGGGAATAGGATATCAATATTGGCATTTGAAGTAGCTAATACAATAGCCAAAGGTGCAAACTTGTTTCATTCTCTTTCAGAGGAAAATGTCGAGTCCTTGAAAAAAGAGGTATTGCATTCAGAAGGAGTACACAAATTGGTTTCTACTGATATGGAAGAGTTGCTCATAATTGCTGCTGCTGATAAAAG AGAGGAATTTGATGTTTTCTCGCGAGAAGTGATTCGGTTTGGAGATTTATGTAAAGACCCCCAATGGCACAATTTGGGTCGATATTTTTCAAA ATTGGATTCAGAATATTCAATTGAGAGGCAGCATAGAACGGAGGCGGAAGTGACAATGCAAGAGCTGATTACTCTGGTGCAGAACACTTct GAACTATATCATGAGTTGAATGCTTTGGACAGATTTGAACAAGATTATCGGCAAAAGGTTGAAGAAGTGCAGTCCCTAAATCTCTCTGTAAAAG GAGAATGTCTCACAATTTTACATAGTGAgctaaaacaacaaagaaagctTGTAAGGAGCTTGAAAAAGAAATCTCTTTGGTCTAAAAATGTGGAGGAG ATCATGGAGAAACTTGTTGATATTGTTACCTACTTACAACAAGCGATCCTGGAAGCTTTTGGAAATAATG GTGTTATATTGGTTGACAAGGAGCCTGGCAACAGTCGTCAAAGACTTGGCACATCTGGTCTTGCATTGCATTATGCTAACTTAATCAACCAGATTGATAATATT ACTTCTCGACCTGCCTCCCTTCCTCCTAATACGAGGGACAGCTTATATCGAGGGATACCAAACAGTGTTAAGGCAGCTCTACGCTCAAGGTTGCAGATGGTTGATACCAAGGAAGAG AGCACACCAAGGCTTTGGATGGGTTGGAGAATGGGCAAACACTGG AATCGAATTTGGCAAGAATACAGCCGGAAATAG
- the LOC7477678 gene encoding protein PSK SIMULATOR 2 isoform X1, producing the protein MGGVCSGGAKRKSVKVGGEENNNGGINTSGKLRSLHSTCKKRENSYRNNNGDDFGRTTPQRSNSGEFLSSFSRELKPSTPVRTEADKINQKKSFLGKAGTVGLEKAVEVLDTLGSSMSNLNPKGGFATGIGSRGNRISILAFEVANTIAKGANLFHSLSEENVESLKKEVLHSEGVHKLVSTDMEELLIIAAADKREEFDVFSREVIRFGDLCKDPQWHNLGRYFSKLDSEYSIERQHRTEAEVTMQELITLVQNTSELYHELNALDRFEQDYRQKVEEVQSLNLSVKGECLTILHSELKQQRKLVRSLKKKSLWSKNVEEIMEKLVDIVTYLQQAILEAFGNNGVILVDKEPGNSRQRLGTSGLALHYANLINQIDNITSRPASLPPNTRDSLYRGIPNSVKAALRSRLQMVDTKEELTIALVKAEMEKTLHWLAPIATNTTKAHQGFGWVGEWANTGIEFGKNTAGNSNLIRLQTLHHADKQKTDLYILELVTWLHRLINLVRQRDHGFKSMHVRSPSRKGPVFHATTPRLQSLNHGAQLSQEDRDLLANVCQRRSVLGRSKSQEFLVDKKRGQVWTLSRSTGNSPVAARQKLEHKKTNILDVMDGLDDTI; encoded by the exons ATGGGAGGGGTCTGTTCTGGCGGAGCGAAAAGGAAAAGTGTGAAAGTTGGGGGGGAGGAGAATAATAACGGTGGCATCAATACCTCAGGGAAGCTAAGGTCATTACATAGCACATgcaagaaaagagagaattcTTATAGGAATAATAATGGGGATGATTTTGGCAGAACAACGCCACAGAGGAGTAATTCTGGTGAGTTTTTATCATCCTTTTCAAGGGAGCTCAAGCCATCAACGCCTGTTAGGACAGAGGCCGACAAG ATTAATCAAAAGAAGTCATTTTTAGGAAAAGCTGGGACGGTGGGACTAGAGAAAGCAGTAGAAGTTTTGGATACTCTAGGAAGTAGCATGTCAAATTTGAATCCCAAAGGGGGATTTGCCACTGGAATTGGTTCTAGAGGGAATAGGATATCAATATTGGCATTTGAAGTAGCTAATACAATAGCCAAAGGTGCAAACTTGTTTCATTCTCTTTCAGAGGAAAATGTCGAGTCCTTGAAAAAAGAGGTATTGCATTCAGAAGGAGTACACAAATTGGTTTCTACTGATATGGAAGAGTTGCTCATAATTGCTGCTGCTGATAAAAG AGAGGAATTTGATGTTTTCTCGCGAGAAGTGATTCGGTTTGGAGATTTATGTAAAGACCCCCAATGGCACAATTTGGGTCGATATTTTTCAAA ATTGGATTCAGAATATTCAATTGAGAGGCAGCATAGAACGGAGGCGGAAGTGACAATGCAAGAGCTGATTACTCTGGTGCAGAACACTTct GAACTATATCATGAGTTGAATGCTTTGGACAGATTTGAACAAGATTATCGGCAAAAGGTTGAAGAAGTGCAGTCCCTAAATCTCTCTGTAAAAG GAGAATGTCTCACAATTTTACATAGTGAgctaaaacaacaaagaaagctTGTAAGGAGCTTGAAAAAGAAATCTCTTTGGTCTAAAAATGTGGAGGAG ATCATGGAGAAACTTGTTGATATTGTTACCTACTTACAACAAGCGATCCTGGAAGCTTTTGGAAATAATG GTGTTATATTGGTTGACAAGGAGCCTGGCAACAGTCGTCAAAGACTTGGCACATCTGGTCTTGCATTGCATTATGCTAACTTAATCAACCAGATTGATAATATT ACTTCTCGACCTGCCTCCCTTCCTCCTAATACGAGGGACAGCTTATATCGAGGGATACCAAACAGTGTTAAGGCAGCTCTACGCTCAAGGTTGCAGATGGTTGATACCAAGGAAGAG CTCACGATAGCTCTGGTGAAAGCTGAAATGGAAAAGACTCTCCATTGGCTTGCGCCTATTGCTACAAACACAACCAA AGCACACCAAGGCTTTGGATGGGTTGGAGAATGGGCAAACACTGG AATCGAATTTGGCAAGAATACAGCCGGAAATAGCAACCTGATCCGCCTCCAGACACTCCATCACGCAGATAAGCAGAAGACTGACCTATACATTCTTGAACTAGTGACATGGCTTCACCGGTTGATAAACTTAGTGAGACAGAGAGATCATGGTTTCAAATCCATGCATGTTAGATCTCCATCTCGTAAGGGACCGGTTTTTCACGCCACGACGCCACGACTTCAATCTCTGAACCACGGCGCCCAACTTTCTCAAGAAGATCGAGATTTGTTAGCCAATGTGTGTCAGAGGAGATCGGTTCTAGGAAGAAGCAAAAGTCAGGAATTTCTTGTAGACAAGAAAAGAGGACAGGTCTGGACATTGAGCAGGAGCACTGGAAACTCACCAGTTGCTGCTAGACAAAAATTAGagcataaaaaaactaatattttggATGTCATGGATGGCCTAGATGACACAATATAA
- the LOC7477678 gene encoding protein PSK SIMULATOR 2 isoform X2, which translates to MGGVCSGGAKRKSVKVGGEENNNGGINTSGKLRSLHSTCKKRENSYRNNNGDDFGRTTPQRSNSGEFLSSFSRELKPSTPVRTEADKINQKKSFLGKAGTVGLEKAVEVLDTLGSSMSNLNPKGGFATGIGSRGNRISILAFEVANTIAKGANLFHSLSEENVESLKKEVLHSEGVHKLVSTDMEELLIIAAADKREEFDVFSREVIRFGDLCKDPQWHNLGRYFSKLDSEYSIERQHRTEAEVTMQELITLVQNTSELYHELNALDRFEQDYRQKVEEVQSLNLSVKGVILVDKEPGNSRQRLGTSGLALHYANLINQIDNITSRPASLPPNTRDSLYRGIPNSVKAALRSRLQMVDTKEELTIALVKAEMEKTLHWLAPIATNTTKAHQGFGWVGEWANTGIEFGKNTAGNSNLIRLQTLHHADKQKTDLYILELVTWLHRLINLVRQRDHGFKSMHVRSPSRKGPVFHATTPRLQSLNHGAQLSQEDRDLLANVCQRRSVLGRSKSQEFLVDKKRGQVWTLSRSTGNSPVAARQKLEHKKTNILDVMDGLDDTI; encoded by the exons ATGGGAGGGGTCTGTTCTGGCGGAGCGAAAAGGAAAAGTGTGAAAGTTGGGGGGGAGGAGAATAATAACGGTGGCATCAATACCTCAGGGAAGCTAAGGTCATTACATAGCACATgcaagaaaagagagaattcTTATAGGAATAATAATGGGGATGATTTTGGCAGAACAACGCCACAGAGGAGTAATTCTGGTGAGTTTTTATCATCCTTTTCAAGGGAGCTCAAGCCATCAACGCCTGTTAGGACAGAGGCCGACAAG ATTAATCAAAAGAAGTCATTTTTAGGAAAAGCTGGGACGGTGGGACTAGAGAAAGCAGTAGAAGTTTTGGATACTCTAGGAAGTAGCATGTCAAATTTGAATCCCAAAGGGGGATTTGCCACTGGAATTGGTTCTAGAGGGAATAGGATATCAATATTGGCATTTGAAGTAGCTAATACAATAGCCAAAGGTGCAAACTTGTTTCATTCTCTTTCAGAGGAAAATGTCGAGTCCTTGAAAAAAGAGGTATTGCATTCAGAAGGAGTACACAAATTGGTTTCTACTGATATGGAAGAGTTGCTCATAATTGCTGCTGCTGATAAAAG AGAGGAATTTGATGTTTTCTCGCGAGAAGTGATTCGGTTTGGAGATTTATGTAAAGACCCCCAATGGCACAATTTGGGTCGATATTTTTCAAA ATTGGATTCAGAATATTCAATTGAGAGGCAGCATAGAACGGAGGCGGAAGTGACAATGCAAGAGCTGATTACTCTGGTGCAGAACACTTct GAACTATATCATGAGTTGAATGCTTTGGACAGATTTGAACAAGATTATCGGCAAAAGGTTGAAGAAGTGCAGTCCCTAAATCTCTCTGTAAAAG GTGTTATATTGGTTGACAAGGAGCCTGGCAACAGTCGTCAAAGACTTGGCACATCTGGTCTTGCATTGCATTATGCTAACTTAATCAACCAGATTGATAATATT ACTTCTCGACCTGCCTCCCTTCCTCCTAATACGAGGGACAGCTTATATCGAGGGATACCAAACAGTGTTAAGGCAGCTCTACGCTCAAGGTTGCAGATGGTTGATACCAAGGAAGAG CTCACGATAGCTCTGGTGAAAGCTGAAATGGAAAAGACTCTCCATTGGCTTGCGCCTATTGCTACAAACACAACCAA AGCACACCAAGGCTTTGGATGGGTTGGAGAATGGGCAAACACTGG AATCGAATTTGGCAAGAATACAGCCGGAAATAGCAACCTGATCCGCCTCCAGACACTCCATCACGCAGATAAGCAGAAGACTGACCTATACATTCTTGAACTAGTGACATGGCTTCACCGGTTGATAAACTTAGTGAGACAGAGAGATCATGGTTTCAAATCCATGCATGTTAGATCTCCATCTCGTAAGGGACCGGTTTTTCACGCCACGACGCCACGACTTCAATCTCTGAACCACGGCGCCCAACTTTCTCAAGAAGATCGAGATTTGTTAGCCAATGTGTGTCAGAGGAGATCGGTTCTAGGAAGAAGCAAAAGTCAGGAATTTCTTGTAGACAAGAAAAGAGGACAGGTCTGGACATTGAGCAGGAGCACTGGAAACTCACCAGTTGCTGCTAGACAAAAATTAGagcataaaaaaactaatattttggATGTCATGGATGGCCTAGATGACACAATATAA